One Bombus fervidus isolate BK054 chromosome 2, iyBomFerv1, whole genome shotgun sequence DNA segment encodes these proteins:
- the LOC139998191 gene encoding uncharacterized protein isoform X1 has product MDKDSRSFEMRRMLLDFRNHLDQENENIDATPRRRSYVRFPRVRLLDFKPKNVPRSVASNCQPCAAKSTSQVARKYPFKFPSQGHAVDRFINIKYNKEAANYLLTRKPSNMSKQNEIDVFKQLESLSDNWRKKFMHQLMAKENVIPGLRQKQVLRRSHLSSENKVPGSLVGLPKDLWDEEYFKDGMWKSKPRKRPLIGIMYSVLNTHEFSTLSEYQKRRIDWSSANAIAVATDDMVKFYNIFKSDITDSICLKVHNVDSLKWNNAGNKLLICTPSFVELYCINRQKMIWTTATCDSDVNCICWSNNDQHAVTADRSMITIYLAQDGKVVNSFPAFSSTILTIAFSSNYQYLATSAIEGKVRIFQWPSLIVHIDILYYEPILAIAWHPYENGLLCIGGGLGDASLTLWDMNRLSTPTYRDVRFQGIVKSMIWNKHSGELVVHWSYAEQHNDACTAIPVLASLDRIVDEIPLDKDIRINTIMWNSDQTQLAIQSDESLMIWNFFGNDRQYQRCKKQRKHIQSDTRSTNFKEFEYYNIR; this is encoded by the exons aaaaatgtTCCGAGATCAGTTGCCTCAAATTGTCAACCCTGTGCTGCAAAATCTACTTCGCAAGTTGCTAGAAAGTATCCATTTAAGTTTCCAAGTCAGGGTCATGCGGTAGatagatttataaatatcaaatacaaCAAGGAAGCTGCAAATTATCTTCTGACAAGAAAACCCAGTAATATGTCGAAGCAAAATGAAATCGATGTGTTTAAGCAG CTGGAATCTCTGTCGGATAATTGGCGAAAGAAATTTATGCACCAATTAATGGCGAAAGAAAACGTAATACCAGGACTGAGGCAGAAACAAGTGCTGCGCCGCAGCCACTTATCCTCGGAAAACAAGGTGCCTGGAAGCTTAGTAGGCCTGCCTAAAGACCTGTGGGACGAGGAATACTTCAAAGATGGAATGTGGAAATCGAAGCCACGAAAAAGGCCTTTAATAGGCATTATGTATTCCGTATTAAATACGCATGAATTCTCCACGTTATCAG AGTACCAGAAACGACGAATTGATTGGAGTTCGGCAAATGCAATCGCAGTAGCAACCGATGATATggtgaaattttacaatatattcaAATCTGATATTACAGACTCGATATGTCTGAAAGTACATAATGTTGATTCATTAAAATGGAATAACGCTG GTAATAAACTGTTGATATGCACTCCGTCGTTCGTGGAACTGTACTGTATAAATAGGCAGAAGATGATTTGGACGACAGCCACGTGCGATAGTGACGTGAATTGCATCTGCTGGTCTAACAACGACCAACATGCCGTCAC TGCTGACCGAAGTATGATCACGATATATTTAGCTCAGGATGGCAAGGTCGTTAATTCGTTCCCCGCGTTTTCTTCAACTATTTTAACGATCGcattttcatcgaattatCAATATCTGGCAACTTCGGCGATAGAAGGGAAAGTTCGGATTTTCCAGTGGCCAAGTTTGATCGTGCACATTGACATTCTTTACTACGAGCCTATTCTA GCTATAGCTTGGCACCCGTACGAAAATGGTTTATTATGCATAGGCGGTGGCCTGGGTGACGCTTCGCTGACCCTTTGGGACATGAACAGGTTAAGTACACCGACTTATCGCGACGTCCGGTTCCAAGGTATCGTGAAGAGTATGATATGGAATAAGCACAGTGGTGAGCTTGTCGTTCACTGGTCGTACGCGGAGCAGCATAATGACGCATGCACTGCGATACCGGTTCTCGCGAGCCTCGATCGCATTGTGGACGAGATACCTTTGGATAAGGATATACGAATCAACACCATTATGTGGAACTCTGATCAAACGCAATTAG cTATTCAGTCTGACGAATCTTTAATGatatggaattttttcggtAACGATCGCCAATATCAAAGATGTAAGAAACAACGCAAACATATACAAAGTGATACAAGATCTACGAACTTTAaagaatttgaatattataatatacggTAG